Genomic DNA from Flavobacterium sp. N502540:
GGTTTTCCTGATTTTTTATCAATAAAACTCCATTTCATTCCGGCAGGGAAACCTGCACCACCACGGCCACGTAGTCCTGATTTTTTTACTTCTTCGGTAACTTCATCCGGAGTAAGTGTTTTCAAAGCTTTTTCTACAGAGGCATATCCACCATTTTGGCGGTATACTTCGTAGGTTTTGATACCCGGAATGTTGATTTTATCTAATAATATTTTCTGTGACATCTTATTTATCGTGTAATATTATTTTATCCTCTCTGCAATCAGCGATTAACTGATCGATTTTTTCTTCTGTCAATTTTTCTTTGTAGAAATCTCCCAGCTGCATCATCGGAGCGTATCCGCAAGCACCTAAACATTCTACACCGGCAATGGTAAACATTCCGTCTGGAGTTGTTTCTCCCATTTTGATGCCTAATTTCTCAGAAGTATAATCCATTAAATTCTCAGCACCATTTAAACAACAACAAGAAGTCTGGCAAAATTCGAACATGTATTTTCCAATTGGTTTTTGGTTGTACATGGTATAAAAAGTAACCACTTCGTAAACCTCAATTGGTTTGATGTGCAAAATTTCGGCAACTTTATCCTGTAACTCAATGCTTAACCAGTTGTCATGAGCGTCCTGCACTTCATGCAAAACAGGTAACAAAGCTGATTTTCTTCTGTCCTCAGGATAATGACTGATCAATTCATTGATGCGGGACATCAACGCTTCAGTCATGTTTATTTCTTGTTTGTAATGTTTTCGTTCCATTTTTATTTTAGATTTTAGATTTTGGATTTCAGATTTTTTCAATCTTTGTCCATAACCCATATTCTGCAATCTTTTTTAATTTTAGATTTCTGATTTTAGATTTTTCAATCTACAATCTGCAATCTACAATCTACAATCTACAATATCTTTACGCGTCTAATTCTCCTGCAATTACATTTAAACTGGATAGAATAACAATTGCATCCGAAAGTAAAGATCCTTTAATCATATCCGGATAAGCCTGATAATAAATAAAACAAGGTCTTCTGAAATGTAATCGGTATGGTGTTCGGCTTCCGTCTGTAACCAAATAGAATCCTACTTCTCCATTACCTCCTTCAACCGGGTGGTAAATTTCTGCAACCGGTACAGGAACTTCTCCCATTACAATCTTAAAGTGATAAATTAGAGATTCCATCGAAGTGTAAACGTCTTCTTTTGGAGGCAGGTAATAATCCGGAACTTCAGCATGGTATTCGTTTCCTGCCGGCATTTTAGCCAAAGCCTGACGAATAATGCTTAAACTCTCCCAAACTTCAGCATTACGAACACAGAAACGATCGTAAGTATCTCCTGATTTTCCAACCGGGACAACAAAATCAAAATCTTCGTAAGAGGAGTAAGGTTGCGCCACACGAACGTCATAATCGACTCCAGCTGCACGTAAGTTTGGACCAGTAAATCCGTAAGCCATTGCCTGTTCTGCTGAGATAGCACCTACGTTTACGGTTCTGTCAAGGAAAATTCTGTTTCTTTCGAATAAGTTTACAAACTCTTGCCAGGCAACAGGGAATTCTTCTAAAAAGACGTCTAGTTTGCGGAAAGCTTCAGGTGACCAGTCTCTCTCGAAACCACCAATTCTTCCCATATTTGTTGTTAAACGAGCTCCACAAATTTCTTCGTAAATCTCATAAACTTTTTCTCTAAATTGAAAAACGTACAAGAAACCAGTATAAGCACCAGTATCTACACCCAGAATCGAGTTACAGATTAAGTGATCTGTAATACGGGCCAGCTCCATTACAATTACTCTAAGGTATTGTGCTCTTTTTGGAACTTCAATTCCTAATAGTTTTTCTATAGTCATCCACCATCCCATATTGTTAATAGGAGAGGAGCAATAGTTCATTCGGTCTGTAAGAGGAGTAATCTGGTAAAAAGGGCGATTTTCGGCAATTTTTTCGAAAGCTCTGTGGATGTAACCGATTGTTGGTTCAGCCTCAAGAATTCTTTCACCATCCATCAACAGGATATTTTGAAAAATACCGTGAGTCGCCGGGTGTGTAGGACCTAAATTTAGTACTGAAAGTTCACTTCCGTCTTCGTTTAGTCTGTCCTTAATTATTTTAGCATATCGATGCTCTGGTGATAATAATAGTTCTGACATTTTATAATGTTGAATTATTTATTTTTAGCAATTTGTTGTTGTTCTTCCAAAGAATCTGTCGTCTTTATCAGTTCTTCCGCTGTCTTCCATTGGGAATTCTTTTCGCATTGGGAAAGACACCATTTCGTCCATATTCAAAATACGTTTCAATTGTGGGTGTCCAATAAAATTGACTCCGAAGAAATCGTATGTTTCTCTTTCCATCCAGTTCGAACTCAAGAAAATATTTGAAATGGTTTTGATCTCCGGTTTTTCACCGTTTAAGTATACTTTGATTCGAATACGTTTGTTTTCGTACCAGTTGTGCAAATGATAAACAATGGCATACTGACGATCCGTTTCGTTGTCCGGATAATGAACACCGCATAAATCAGTTAGAAAGTGGAAGCGTAAATCGGAATCGTTTTTTAAAAAAAGAATCAGGGCTGTGATTTTATCAGCGGTAGTTTCCAATGAAAAAATATCTCTTTCCTGTTGAAAGTTAAAAACACTTGTGTCAAATGTTTCTGTAAGTTTATCTTGGATCAGGGTATTTTCTAAAGCCATCTTAAGTAATATTATATGAAGCTAGTAATTCTTGGTATTCAGGAGAACTTCTGCGTCGTACAGATTCGCTTTTTACTAATTCCTGAAGTTTCATTACTCCGTCAACAATTTGTTCCGGTCTTGGAGGACATCCCGGTACATAAACGTCAACCGGAATTACTTTGTCAATTCCTTGTAGAACAGAATAAGTATCGAAGATTCCGCCTGATGAAGCACAGGCTCCAACAGCAATTACCCAGCGTGGTTCAGACATTTGTTCGTAAACCTGTCTTAAAATAGGCGCCATTTTTTTTGAAATAGTTCCCATTACCAAAAGCATGTCTGCCTGACGAGGAGAGAAACTCACACGCTCAGAACCAAATCGTGCTAAATCGTAATGTGAAGCCATTGTTGCCATGAATTCGATACCACAGCATGAGGTTGCAAAAGGTAGTGGCCATAATGAATTGGCTCTTGCCAAACCTACAACATCATTCAGTTTTGTAGCGAAGAATCCTTCACCAGTAACTCCCTCCGGCGGCGCAACCATATTTACATTTGAATCGCTCATTTTTTATTTTAGATTTCTGATTTTAGATTTTAGATTGTTGAAACCTAAAAAAGTAAAATCAATTTTTTTAAATCAGTATTAAATTTAGTTTAAGATTAAATTTTAAATTTTAATTCCAGATCCTTAGATCAAAAATTAGAAGTCTAAAATCTAAAATTTCTTTATTCCCAGTCTAAAGCTTTCTTTTTGATGATATAAAAGAAACCCACTAAAAGAAGCGACATGAAAACAATCATCTTAAGCATTCCTTCTACGCCTAATTCTTTAAAGTTTACTGCCCATGGGTAAAGGAAAATTACCTCTACGTCAAACAGTACAAATAAAATGGCTACAAGGAAATATTTTACAGAAAAAGGAATACGTGCGTTTCCAACAGATTCGATACCACATTCGAAGTTTTTATCTTTTACTTCAGAACTTCTTTTTGGACCTAATTTTCCGGAAATAACGATGGTTCCTGCGACAAAACCCACAGCCAAAATGAACTGCATTAAAATAGGAATGTAACTGTATTGATCAGATTGCATAAACTTAGCTTTTTTACTTAAAGAATAAGCCACAAAGATAACTTTCAACTCTGTAAATCACAAGCTAAAAAATGATTTAAGTGTGCCCTGAAACCGCGTTAACAGCTAATTTTTATTGATTATAAATAAGATCCAAGGATTTTAGTATTTTTTTAAGATTTGAGCAAAAAAAACGTCCCGATACTTCGGGACGTTTTGAAAACCATTCAGAGGCAAAAAAAATAAATTGCTATATTTTTCTTAGATTACTGCTACTTTAGCAGCAACTTTCCCTTTTCTTCCTTCTTCTTCTTCGTAGCTTACACGGTCTCCTTCGCGTAATTCTTCCGCGTTAATTCCTGAAGCGTGAACGAAGATGTCTTTTCCTGTTTCTTCGTCTGTAATGAATCCATAACCTTTAGACTCATTGAAAAATTTTACTGTACCTGTACGCATTGTAATTGTAATAATAATTTATAATAAAGCAAATGTAACATATAAATTCATACAAAAGACATATACCTGTTA
This window encodes:
- a CDS encoding complex I 24 kDa subunit family protein; translated protein: MERKHYKQEINMTEALMSRINELISHYPEDRRKSALLPVLHEVQDAHDNWLSIELQDKVAEILHIKPIEVYEVVTFYTMYNQKPIGKYMFEFCQTSCCCLNGAENLMDYTSEKLGIKMGETTPDGMFTIAGVECLGACGYAPMMQLGDFYKEKLTEEKIDQLIADCREDKIILHDK
- a CDS encoding NADH-quinone oxidoreductase subunit D, with translation MSELLLSPEHRYAKIIKDRLNEDGSELSVLNLGPTHPATHGIFQNILLMDGERILEAEPTIGYIHRAFEKIAENRPFYQITPLTDRMNYCSSPINNMGWWMTIEKLLGIEVPKRAQYLRVIVMELARITDHLICNSILGVDTGAYTGFLYVFQFREKVYEIYEEICGARLTTNMGRIGGFERDWSPEAFRKLDVFLEEFPVAWQEFVNLFERNRIFLDRTVNVGAISAEQAMAYGFTGPNLRAAGVDYDVRVAQPYSSYEDFDFVVPVGKSGDTYDRFCVRNAEVWESLSIIRQALAKMPAGNEYHAEVPDYYLPPKEDVYTSMESLIYHFKIVMGEVPVPVAEIYHPVEGGNGEVGFYLVTDGSRTPYRLHFRRPCFIYYQAYPDMIKGSLLSDAIVILSSLNVIAGELDA
- a CDS encoding NADH-quinone oxidoreductase subunit C, which encodes MALENTLIQDKLTETFDTSVFNFQQERDIFSLETTADKITALILFLKNDSDLRFHFLTDLCGVHYPDNETDRQYAIVYHLHNWYENKRIRIKVYLNGEKPEIKTISNIFLSSNWMERETYDFFGVNFIGHPQLKRILNMDEMVSFPMRKEFPMEDSGRTDKDDRFFGRTTTNC
- a CDS encoding NADH-quinone oxidoreductase subunit B — protein: MSDSNVNMVAPPEGVTGEGFFATKLNDVVGLARANSLWPLPFATSCCGIEFMATMASHYDLARFGSERVSFSPRQADMLLVMGTISKKMAPILRQVYEQMSEPRWVIAVGACASSGGIFDTYSVLQGIDKVIPVDVYVPGCPPRPEQIVDGVMKLQELVKSESVRRRSSPEYQELLASYNIT
- a CDS encoding NADH-quinone oxidoreductase subunit A, producing MQSDQYSYIPILMQFILAVGFVAGTIVISGKLGPKRSSEVKDKNFECGIESVGNARIPFSVKYFLVAILFVLFDVEVIFLYPWAVNFKELGVEGMLKMIVFMSLLLVGFFYIIKKKALDWE
- a CDS encoding cold-shock protein, giving the protein MRTGTVKFFNESKGYGFITDEETGKDIFVHASGINAEELREGDRVSYEEEEGRKGKVAAKVAVI